From Neobacillus sp. PS2-9, the proteins below share one genomic window:
- a CDS encoding formate/nitrite transporter family protein produces MEMQPLHEAEKLALKKIKIFRQSILRYILRSMLASMFIGFGVIVAFKTGNFFYVVDSPFAYPMAALTFGAAIILIAYGGGDLFTGNTFYYTYAALRKKMTWIEVLKLWVCSYTGNILGAAVFAFIIFTTGLYASSSVNGFLLHVVEVKMQVPTTELFFRAILCNWLVCMAFFLPMGLKGDGPKMFAMMLFVFCFFISGYEHSIANMCTFAIALVLNHPGTISWGGVIHNLVPVTIGNLIGGAVFMAMMYYYVNKPFLDEYQE; encoded by the coding sequence ATGGAAATGCAGCCTTTGCATGAAGCAGAAAAATTAGCCTTAAAAAAGATTAAGATATTTCGACAAAGCATCCTCCGATATATTTTACGCTCGATGCTTGCCAGTATGTTTATTGGTTTTGGGGTCATTGTTGCGTTTAAAACCGGTAATTTCTTTTATGTAGTAGACTCCCCGTTTGCCTACCCAATGGCCGCTCTTACTTTCGGAGCAGCGATTATATTAATTGCCTATGGTGGTGGTGATCTATTTACAGGAAATACGTTTTATTACACCTACGCTGCACTCCGTAAGAAAATGACTTGGATAGAAGTACTAAAACTATGGGTTTGCAGTTATACAGGAAATATCCTAGGTGCCGCTGTCTTTGCTTTTATTATTTTCACAACAGGACTTTATGCGAGCTCTTCAGTTAATGGGTTTCTCCTTCATGTCGTGGAAGTAAAAATGCAAGTCCCAACAACAGAGTTGTTTTTCAGAGCAATTCTTTGTAACTGGCTTGTTTGTATGGCCTTTTTCCTGCCAATGGGGTTAAAAGGGGATGGACCAAAGATGTTTGCCATGATGCTGTTTGTCTTCTGTTTCTTTATTTCCGGATATGAGCACAGTATTGCTAATATGTGTACATTCGCTATTGCCTTAGTACTAAATCACCCAGGAACGATTTCATGGGGTGGCGTGATTCACAACCTTGTTCCTGTTACAATCGGCAATCTGATTGGCGGAGCTGTATTTATGGCAATGATGTATTATTACGTAAATAAACCGTTTTTAGATGAATATCAGGAATAA